A section of the Ciceribacter thiooxidans genome encodes:
- the rplT gene encoding 50S ribosomal protein L20, with protein MARVKRGVTAHAKHKKVLKAAKGFYGRRKNTIRAAKAAVDRSKQYAYRDRKANKRNFRALWIQRINAAVREFGLTYGRFIDGLNKAGIEVDRKVLSDLAIREPEAFGALVAASKKALEYLKEDGSANEFESAVR; from the coding sequence ATGGCACGCGTAAAACGTGGCGTTACCGCCCACGCCAAGCACAAGAAGGTTTTGAAGGCAGCCAAGGGTTTCTATGGCCGCCGCAAGAACACCATCCGCGCCGCAAAGGCCGCGGTTGACCGTTCCAAGCAGTACGCTTACCGCGACCGCAAGGCGAACAAGCGCAACTTCCGCGCTCTGTGGATCCAGCGCATCAATGCTGCCGTCCGCGAATTCGGCCTCACCTACGGCCGCTTCATCGACGGTCTCAACAAGGCCGGTATCGAAGTTGACCGCAAGGTTCTTTCCGATCTCGCAATCCGCGAGCCGGAAGCTTTCGGTGCGCTCGTCGCCGCCTCGAAGAAGGCCCTCGAGTACCTCAAGGAAGACGGTTCGGCCAACGAGTTTGAAAGCGCGGTTCGTTAA
- a CDS encoding TRAP transporter substrate-binding protein: protein MNRRTFFKQAGTAGLGAASAVALAAPAIAQQNPKLTWRLASSFPKSLDIIFGAAEDIARSVSEASDGNFTIQNFAAGEIVPPLQTADAVAAGTVEMAHTCCYYYIGKDPAFALGTAIPFGLNARMTNAWFTAGGGNGLLNAFLASYNLYALPAGNTGAQMGGWYRKEIKSIEDLKGLKMRIAGLAGEVMSKVGVTPQQIAGSDVYPALEKGTIDATEFVGPYDDLKLGFYKVAKYYYYPAWWEGGPAVHAFFNREKFNELPKNYQRILSDACATANANMLARYDASNAAALRKLVAEGAQLRAFSSDILDVCHKAARETYAELSAKNENFKTLYESQQAFKQDAYLWAQIAEYGFDTYMMLQQRAGTL, encoded by the coding sequence ATGAACCGTCGCACGTTCTTCAAGCAGGCCGGCACCGCCGGACTGGGTGCCGCATCGGCCGTGGCACTTGCCGCACCCGCGATTGCGCAGCAGAATCCGAAACTCACCTGGCGTCTCGCCTCGTCTTTCCCCAAGAGTCTGGACATCATCTTCGGAGCGGCAGAAGACATCGCAAGAAGCGTGTCGGAGGCCAGCGACGGCAATTTCACGATCCAGAATTTCGCCGCCGGAGAGATCGTACCACCGCTGCAGACCGCCGACGCCGTCGCAGCCGGAACCGTCGAGATGGCACATACGTGCTGTTACTATTACATTGGCAAGGATCCGGCGTTCGCACTCGGCACAGCAATCCCCTTCGGTCTTAACGCCCGCATGACCAATGCATGGTTCACCGCCGGCGGCGGCAACGGCCTCCTCAACGCCTTCCTCGCGAGCTACAATCTTTATGCGTTGCCGGCCGGCAATACCGGCGCGCAGATGGGTGGCTGGTATCGTAAGGAAATCAAAAGCATCGAGGATCTGAAAGGTCTCAAGATGCGCATCGCCGGTCTTGCCGGTGAGGTGATGAGCAAGGTAGGCGTCACGCCCCAGCAAATCGCCGGATCGGACGTGTACCCGGCGCTCGAGAAGGGGACGATCGATGCAACCGAGTTCGTCGGGCCTTACGATGATCTCAAACTCGGCTTCTACAAGGTTGCCAAGTACTATTATTACCCGGCCTGGTGGGAAGGCGGACCGGCAGTCCATGCCTTCTTCAACCGCGAGAAGTTCAACGAACTGCCGAAGAACTATCAGCGCATTCTCTCAGATGCCTGCGCAACCGCCAACGCAAACATGCTCGCACGTTACGATGCATCGAATGCCGCGGCCCTGCGCAAGCTCGTTGCCGAGGGCGCCCAGTTGCGCGCCTTCAGCTCCGACATCCTCGATGTCTGCCACAAGGCAGCCAGGGAAACCTATGCCGAGCTCAGCGCCAAGAACGAAAATTTCAAGACGCTTTACGAGAGCCAGCAGGCCTTCAAACAAGATGCCTATCTCTGGGCACAGATCGCCGAGTACGGTTTCGACACCTACATGATGCTGCAGCAGCGAGCCGGTACACTCTAG
- a CDS encoding histone deacetylase family protein: protein MRVFYSEKHKLRDAKTELHGGLLVKPFEGPFRAEWILAAVKEAGFSEVAAPEEHGLETALKVHDAGYLEFLRTCWERWRAQGFEGEAIATSFPCRRSQVGRVPKNIDGAVGYYANSAETAISGGTYEAAMASMDVAVSGADWLSQGNRLAFSLCRPPGHHAGIDLFGGYCFINNAAVAAQRLLDRGASRVAILDVDFHHGNGTQDITYRRGDIFFASLHGEPEDAFPFFMGYADETGEGPGDGLNANYPLPSGTAWDVWSSALADALGRIRSYGAEAIVLSLGVDTFEEDPISFFKLKSADYLRMGEMIAAAGLPVLTVMEGGYGVPQIGLNVANVLKGLES, encoded by the coding sequence ATGCGGGTTTTCTATTCGGAGAAGCACAAGCTGCGGGATGCAAAGACGGAGCTGCACGGTGGCCTGCTGGTAAAGCCCTTCGAGGGTCCGTTTCGTGCCGAATGGATTCTTGCGGCCGTCAAGGAGGCGGGATTTTCTGAGGTTGCCGCGCCCGAAGAGCACGGACTTGAGACAGCCCTGAAGGTCCACGACGCCGGTTATCTCGAGTTCCTGCGCACCTGCTGGGAGCGGTGGCGCGCTCAGGGCTTCGAAGGCGAAGCAATTGCTACATCCTTTCCCTGCCGCCGCAGCCAGGTAGGCCGTGTGCCGAAGAACATAGACGGTGCTGTCGGCTACTACGCCAACTCGGCAGAGACGGCGATTTCCGGCGGCACGTACGAGGCCGCCATGGCCTCGATGGATGTCGCCGTTTCCGGCGCAGACTGGCTTTCTCAGGGCAACAGGTTAGCCTTCTCGCTCTGCCGCCCGCCGGGTCATCACGCCGGCATCGATCTCTTCGGCGGCTACTGCTTCATTAATAACGCTGCCGTTGCTGCACAACGATTGCTTGATCGCGGAGCGTCGAGGGTTGCGATCCTCGATGTCGATTTTCATCATGGCAACGGCACCCAGGACATCACCTACCGCCGCGGCGACATCTTCTTCGCGTCTCTCCACGGTGAGCCGGAAGATGCCTTCCCGTTCTTCATGGGATATGCCGACGAAACCGGAGAGGGCCCGGGCGACGGACTTAACGCGAACTATCCGCTGCCTTCTGGTACGGCCTGGGACGTCTGGTCGTCCGCCCTTGCGGATGCGCTCGGACGCATCCGCTCTTACGGTGCCGAAGCTATCGTCCTATCGCTCGGCGTCGACACCTTCGAAGAGGATCCGATCAGCTTCTTCAAGTTGAAGAGCGCGGACTATCTTCGCATGGGTGAGATGATTGCTGCCGCTGGCCTGCCGGTCTTGACGGTCATGGAGGGAGGCTACGGCGTGCCGCAGATCGGACTCAACGTTGCAAACGTGCTCAAGGGGCTGGAAAGCTGA
- a CDS encoding alpha/beta hydrolase, with product MTDIKTEPRLQHLVVGSDEARREIAMLIRPTSDPAAGPALMWLGGYRSDMSGTKAEELDGLAARTARQAIRFDYSGHGASGGDFKLGTISRWLEEALAVLDAAAPESVVLVGSSMGGWIALRLAQELKRRGTGPRLEGMVLIAPAPDFTTELVEPNLSADEQRSLEERGYFEELSQYSPEPNIFTRALIEDGRNNRVLTGIIETGCPVHILQGMKDPDVPYTHALKLVEFLPADDVVLTLVRDGDHRLSRPQDIERMNAAILGISEAK from the coding sequence ATGACAGACATCAAGACTGAGCCCCGACTGCAGCATCTCGTCGTGGGTTCGGATGAGGCAAGGCGGGAGATCGCGATGCTGATCCGGCCAACCTCCGACCCGGCCGCGGGCCCGGCGCTGATGTGGCTGGGCGGCTATCGCTCCGATATGAGCGGGACCAAGGCGGAGGAGCTTGACGGCCTTGCGGCACGCACCGCGCGCCAGGCGATCCGCTTCGACTATTCCGGCCACGGCGCCTCGGGAGGCGATTTCAAGCTCGGCACCATCTCGCGCTGGCTCGAAGAGGCGCTCGCGGTCCTCGATGCAGCGGCACCGGAAAGTGTCGTCCTAGTCGGCTCTTCCATGGGCGGCTGGATCGCGCTTCGCCTCGCCCAGGAACTCAAGCGCCGCGGGACAGGTCCGAGGCTCGAAGGCATGGTGCTCATAGCACCCGCGCCCGACTTCACGACCGAGCTGGTGGAGCCGAATCTCAGCGCGGACGAGCAAAGGTCGCTTGAGGAGCGTGGCTATTTCGAAGAGTTGTCGCAGTACAGTCCGGAGCCAAACATCTTCACTCGCGCCCTGATCGAAGACGGGCGCAACAACCGGGTACTCACCGGTATTATCGAGACCGGCTGTCCGGTGCACATCCTGCAGGGAATGAAGGACCCCGACGTGCCCTATACCCATGCGCTGAAGCTGGTCGAGTTCCTGCCTGCCGACGACGTCGTCCTGACGCTGGTCCGCGACGGCGACCACCGGCTCTCCCGCCCCCAGGACATCGAGCGGATGAACGCTGCGATCCTCGGCATTTCAGAAGCAAAGTGA
- the infC gene encoding translation initiation factor IF-3 yields the protein MRRPFKADAPVKEGPRSNREIRVPRVQLINEEGQNLGVVPTDEALHMAEESGLDLVEISPNAEPPVCKILDLGKLKFANQKKAAEARRKQKIVEVKEIKMRPNIDTHDYEVKMRAMNRFFEEGDKVKVTLKFRGREMAHQELGMKLLQQVKEDTLAIAKVEAEPKLEGRQMMMVLAPR from the coding sequence ATTCGCAGACCTTTCAAAGCCGACGCCCCCGTAAAGGAAGGGCCGCGCTCAAACCGGGAGATCAGGGTCCCCAGAGTTCAGCTTATCAATGAAGAAGGTCAGAACCTCGGTGTCGTGCCGACGGACGAAGCCCTTCACATGGCCGAAGAGTCCGGTCTCGATCTCGTCGAGATCTCGCCGAATGCTGAACCTCCCGTGTGCAAGATCCTGGACCTCGGCAAGCTGAAATTCGCCAACCAGAAGAAGGCGGCCGAAGCGCGCAGGAAGCAGAAGATCGTCGAGGTCAAGGAAATCAAGATGCGGCCGAACATCGACACCCATGACTATGAGGTGAAGATGAGGGCGATGAACCGCTTCTTCGAAGAGGGCGACAAGGTCAAGGTGACCTTGAAGTTCCGCGGCCGCGAAATGGCTCACCAGGAGCTCGGCATGAAGCTTCTGCAGCAGGTGAAGGAAGATACCCTGGCAATCGCCAAGGTGGAAGCCGAGCCGAAGCTCGAAGGCCGTCAGATGATGATGGTGCTGGCGCCGAGGTGA
- the rpmI gene encoding 50S ribosomal protein L35, with protein MPKMKTKSAAKKRFKVTATGKVLAAAAGKRHGMIKRSNKFIRDARGTMVLADADGKKVVKNYLPNGL; from the coding sequence ATGCCCAAGATGAAGACGAAGTCTGCTGCCAAGAAGCGGTTCAAAGTCACCGCTACCGGCAAGGTGCTGGCAGCTGCTGCTGGCAAGCGCCACGGCATGATCAAGCGGTCCAACAAGTTCATTCGCGACGCGCGCGGAACCATGGTTCTCGCCGACGCTGACGGCAAGAAGGTCGTCAAGAACTACCTGCCGAACGGTCTCTGA
- a CDS encoding transglutaminase-like cysteine peptidase, with amino-acid sequence MRNGSRAFAAALAATAFFAPINSGFSAPAAPKAMVTGAVTSQPIGHYEFCRSHRDECSLHGRANAPAPRITDRGWSVLRDINVSVNASITPMTDSDIYGREEVWTYPTDVGDCEDFVLLKRKKLIEAGFDPSDLLITVVRKPDGEGHAVLTVRAAQGDYVLDNLNDEVKLWTATPYTYLKRQASFDSGRWVTIENGTTDLMVGALK; translated from the coding sequence ATGAGGAACGGTTCGCGTGCGTTCGCCGCAGCATTGGCGGCGACGGCATTTTTTGCGCCGATCAACAGCGGCTTCTCGGCGCCGGCGGCACCGAAAGCCATGGTCACCGGAGCCGTCACCTCACAGCCGATCGGTCACTACGAATTCTGTCGCAGCCATCGCGACGAATGCAGCCTCCACGGTCGTGCGAACGCACCGGCGCCCCGGATAACCGATCGGGGCTGGAGCGTTCTGCGCGACATAAACGTTTCGGTGAATGCCTCAATCACGCCGATGACCGACTCCGACATCTACGGTCGCGAAGAAGTGTGGACTTATCCCACCGATGTCGGCGACTGCGAGGATTTCGTTCTGTTGAAGCGCAAGAAGCTGATCGAAGCGGGCTTCGACCCTTCCGACCTTCTCATCACCGTCGTGCGCAAGCCGGACGGCGAAGGCCACGCGGTCCTGACAGTGCGCGCGGCGCAAGGCGACTATGTCCTCGACAACCTGAACGACGAGGTCAAACTCTGGACTGCGACGCCGTATACCTATCTCAAGCGGCAGGCGAGTTTCGATAGTGGCCGATGGGTGACGATCGAGAACGGCACGACCGATCTCATGGTCGGCGCGTTGAAATAA
- a CDS encoding MarR family winged helix-turn-helix transcriptional regulator: MARQITSGQDLQDDHVGVRRRQWSRELPDVNTVGMAILGRARWITLKVRPSIEAVFAKYGLDTGEFDVLATLLRSGPPYRLRPTELFQQLMITSGGLTPRLARLEKAGLVERPPSESDGRSLPVQLTPLGRNQAEAAFRADMALEADLLTCLDEHEKEDLGRLLAKLAVALDP; the protein is encoded by the coding sequence ATGGCAAGACAAATTACTTCGGGGCAGGATCTGCAGGATGATCACGTCGGCGTGCGCCGGCGACAATGGTCCAGGGAGCTTCCGGATGTGAATACCGTCGGCATGGCCATTCTCGGTCGCGCGCGCTGGATCACACTGAAGGTTCGCCCATCCATCGAGGCGGTGTTTGCGAAATACGGACTCGATACCGGCGAATTTGACGTGTTGGCGACGCTTTTGCGGTCCGGCCCTCCTTATCGGCTTCGCCCGACCGAGCTGTTCCAGCAGCTGATGATCACCTCGGGCGGCTTGACTCCGAGACTTGCGCGTCTTGAGAAGGCCGGTCTTGTCGAGCGTCCGCCAAGCGAGAGTGATGGACGCAGCCTCCCTGTGCAATTGACGCCGCTCGGGCGCAATCAGGCCGAGGCGGCCTTCCGCGCCGACATGGCGCTTGAGGCCGATCTTCTGACGTGCCTTGACGAGCACGAAAAGGAAGATCTCGGACGTCTGCTGGCCAAGTTGGCGGTTGCTCTCGATCCCTGA
- a CDS encoding DoxX family protein, with protein MKQELIALWAGRGLSLIFVLFMLGASVAPKLLGLPVAEETLAALGWPPGYSTMIGIIELTCVVLYLVPRTSLLGAILMTGLLGGAIATQLRAQSPLFSHVLFSFYIAAFMWGGLWLRMPAIRAALPLLR; from the coding sequence ATGAAACAGGAACTAATCGCCCTTTGGGCCGGGCGCGGCCTGTCGCTGATTTTTGTCCTGTTCATGCTTGGAGCGTCGGTGGCGCCCAAGCTTCTCGGCCTGCCTGTTGCGGAGGAGACGCTTGCTGCCCTCGGCTGGCCACCCGGCTATTCGACGATGATCGGCATCATCGAGCTGACCTGCGTGGTGCTCTACCTGGTTCCACGCACCAGCCTGCTCGGCGCCATCCTGATGACCGGCCTTCTCGGAGGCGCGATCGCGACGCAGTTGCGCGCCCAAAGCCCGCTCTTCAGCCACGTGCTATTCAGCTTTTACATTGCCGCTTTCATGTGGGGCGGCCTGTGGCTACGCATGCCGGCCATCCGCGCAGCGCTGCCACTCCTTCGCTGA
- a CDS encoding GNAT family N-acetyltransferase → MSAVIRLLNEEEALARVPDLCEILSDCVDGGASIGFMAPLADDDAAAYWRGVASAVGRNEVLLFVAEDEAGGLIGTVQIGFALKPNQPHRADLMKLLVHRTARGRGLSRQLMTAAEQESRARGRWLLVLDTATGEPAEAIYERFGWVRSGVIPEYALFPDGRYCATTVFYKRLAPAANT, encoded by the coding sequence ATGTCTGCCGTCATTCGCCTGCTGAACGAAGAAGAAGCACTCGCCCGTGTTCCCGATCTTTGCGAGATACTTAGTGATTGCGTCGACGGCGGTGCCTCGATTGGTTTCATGGCGCCGTTGGCGGATGACGATGCAGCGGCATACTGGCGGGGAGTCGCGTCCGCGGTCGGGAGGAATGAGGTGTTGCTCTTCGTTGCCGAGGACGAGGCCGGTGGTTTGATCGGTACGGTACAGATCGGCTTCGCATTGAAACCGAACCAGCCGCATCGGGCGGACCTGATGAAGCTGCTCGTGCACCGCACGGCTCGCGGTCGAGGTCTATCGCGGCAACTCATGACCGCTGCCGAGCAGGAGTCGAGGGCGCGCGGACGTTGGCTGCTTGTCCTCGACACGGCGACCGGTGAGCCTGCAGAGGCAATTTACGAACGTTTCGGCTGGGTACGTTCCGGTGTGATCCCGGAGTACGCCTTGTTTCCTGACGGTCGTTACTGCGCAACCACGGTGTTCTACAAACGTCTCGCCCCGGCCGCGAACACCTGA
- a CDS encoding group III truncated hemoglobin, with the protein MAADLTVRAAHVAGIRERAQAEMERLGVDAAFIDLLVETFYGRIRAHEHLGPVFEQRLAGRWPDHLIKMKSFWSSVAFKTGAYGGKPVQAHLDVEGVYDGLFAEWLTLFRATLDDIAPNEEAAQWFMGTAERIARSLVLAMFYNPALDDPTNRRPTPAL; encoded by the coding sequence ATGGCCGCCGATCTGACGGTGCGTGCAGCCCATGTTGCTGGTATACGCGAACGCGCCCAGGCCGAGATGGAACGTCTCGGCGTGGATGCCGCGTTCATCGACCTCCTGGTCGAAACTTTCTATGGTCGCATCCGCGCCCACGAACACCTCGGCCCCGTCTTCGAACAGCGGCTTGCCGGACGCTGGCCCGACCACCTCATAAAGATGAAGAGCTTCTGGTCGTCTGTCGCGTTCAAGACCGGCGCGTACGGTGGCAAGCCGGTTCAAGCCCATCTCGACGTCGAAGGCGTCTACGACGGCCTGTTCGCCGAGTGGCTCACACTCTTCCGCGCGACACTCGACGACATCGCGCCGAACGAGGAAGCGGCACAATGGTTCATGGGGACGGCCGAGCGCATTGCCCGAAGCCTCGTATTAGCGATGTTCTACAATCCCGCGCTGGACGATCCGACGAATCGGCGACCGACACCGGCGCTCTAA
- a CDS encoding GNAT family N-acetyltransferase — translation MALAIQSFSGGEIAAFVDDLARLRIAVFRDFPYLYEGDLAYERNYLATYSRSEGSVFVLAADSDRVVGAATGTPMVGETDEVKAPFLAAGRDPAEHFYFGESVLLPEYRGQGIGVKFFEGREAQARKLGLRYATFCAVERAADHPRRPADYVPLDSFWTRRGYTHHPELRTTFSWRDLDEARESPKPLSFWIRDLRS, via the coding sequence ATGGCCCTCGCGATCCAATCCTTCTCCGGCGGCGAGATCGCCGCATTCGTCGACGACCTTGCTCGGTTGAGGATCGCTGTGTTCCGGGATTTCCCGTATTTGTACGAGGGCGACCTCGCCTACGAGCGGAATTATCTCGCCACCTATTCGCGTTCCGAGGGTTCGGTTTTCGTACTGGCGGCCGATAGCGACCGAGTCGTCGGTGCAGCGACGGGAACGCCGATGGTCGGAGAGACGGACGAGGTGAAGGCGCCCTTCCTGGCCGCAGGACGCGACCCGGCCGAGCATTTCTACTTCGGCGAAAGCGTGCTTCTCCCCGAATATCGCGGCCAGGGCATCGGCGTGAAGTTCTTCGAAGGCCGCGAGGCCCAGGCGAGAAAACTCGGCCTGCGCTATGCCACCTTCTGCGCCGTCGAGCGCGCGGCCGATCATCCGCGCAGGCCGGCCGATTACGTGCCTCTCGATTCGTTCTGGACCAGGCGCGGCTACACCCATCATCCCGAGCTGCGCACGACCTTCTCCTGGCGCGACCTCGACGAGGCCAGGGAAAGTCCGAAGCCCCTCTCTTTCTGGATACGGGACCTCCGTTCATGA
- the mbfA gene encoding iron exporter MbfA, with protein sequence MLGRFFPSSSKRSFASLSEQEVLALAISSEEDDARIYLAYADQLRAQYPQSAKVFEDMAEVEHSHRNMLIDMHRRRFGERIPLIRREYVSDFYSRKPDWLRANQTLEQIRDEAEAMEQSAYRFYTEAAKRTSDAETRRLLGDLALAEQGHEETARMLGEKHVPAEVAHEEAQTARRQFILTYVQPGLAGLMDGSVSTLAPIFAAAFATGDTWQTFLVGLSASVGAGISMGFTEAAHDDGKLSGRGSPVKRGLASGIMTALGGLGHALPYLIPHFWTATITAAVIVFIELWAIAFIQNKYMETPFLRAAMQVVLGGSLVLAAGILIGNG encoded by the coding sequence ATGCTCGGTCGATTTTTCCCATCCTCTTCGAAACGCTCCTTCGCGAGCCTGAGCGAACAGGAAGTATTGGCACTCGCGATTTCCTCCGAGGAGGACGACGCGCGAATCTATCTCGCCTATGCCGACCAGTTGCGGGCCCAGTACCCGCAATCGGCCAAAGTGTTCGAAGACATGGCGGAAGTCGAGCATTCCCACCGCAATATGCTGATCGACATGCATCGTCGTCGGTTCGGTGAGCGCATTCCTCTCATCCGTCGTGAATACGTCAGTGACTTCTATAGCCGTAAGCCGGATTGGCTCCGGGCGAACCAGACGCTCGAGCAGATTCGCGATGAAGCGGAAGCGATGGAACAATCGGCCTACCGCTTCTACACGGAAGCGGCGAAGCGGACGAGCGATGCCGAAACACGACGTCTGCTCGGGGACCTGGCGCTGGCCGAGCAAGGACATGAAGAGACCGCCCGTATGCTGGGCGAAAAGCATGTGCCTGCCGAGGTTGCGCACGAGGAAGCCCAGACAGCGCGACGGCAGTTCATCCTGACTTATGTTCAGCCGGGTCTGGCGGGACTGATGGACGGCTCGGTCTCCACACTCGCACCTATTTTTGCCGCGGCGTTTGCGACGGGCGATACCTGGCAGACCTTCCTCGTCGGTCTCTCCGCCTCGGTCGGCGCCGGCATCTCCATGGGCTTCACTGAAGCCGCCCACGACGACGGCAAGCTGTCGGGCCGCGGTTCGCCGGTGAAGCGCGGTCTCGCGTCTGGTATCATGACCGCGCTCGGCGGCCTCGGCCACGCATTGCCCTATCTGATCCCCCACTTCTGGACGGCGACGATCACCGCAGCGGTCATCGTCTTCATCGAACTCTGGGCGATTGCCTTCATCCAGAACAAATACATGGAAACGCCGTTCCTGCGCGCAGCCATGCAGGTCGTTCTCGGCGGCTCGCTCGTGCTCGCGGCAGGTATCCTGATCGGCAACGGCTAG
- a CDS encoding helix-turn-helix domain-containing protein, with amino-acid sequence MEDEENDFARSIGERVRALRNERGLTLDQLAEMSGVSRAMISRIERAETSPTAVLLARLCSALGLSLSVFFDTAAGASEPLARRVDQPVWRDPESGYLRRVVGPPGTGSRVDVVEVEFPPAAEVRFGSQPASRTQWQHVWLFEGEMELAVGERTYRLAAGDCLHMNVGEVHAFRNPTDKPARYAVVIDLGPR; translated from the coding sequence ATGGAAGATGAAGAGAATGACTTCGCCCGGTCGATTGGGGAGCGCGTAAGAGCGCTGCGCAACGAACGCGGATTGACGCTCGACCAGCTCGCCGAAATGTCAGGCGTCAGTCGGGCGATGATCTCGCGGATTGAGCGCGCCGAGACGAGTCCGACGGCTGTGTTGCTGGCGAGGCTCTGTTCGGCGCTGGGTCTTTCGCTGTCGGTTTTCTTCGATACTGCCGCCGGCGCGTCCGAGCCTCTGGCGCGCCGTGTCGACCAGCCCGTCTGGCGCGATCCGGAAAGCGGCTATCTGCGCCGCGTTGTAGGCCCGCCCGGCACGGGCTCGCGCGTCGACGTCGTGGAAGTCGAGTTTCCGCCCGCGGCGGAAGTGCGCTTCGGCAGCCAGCCGGCAAGTCGCACCCAATGGCAACACGTCTGGTTGTTCGAGGGGGAGATGGAACTGGCCGTTGGTGAGCGCACCTATCGACTTGCCGCCGGTGACTGTCTGCATATGAACGTCGGTGAGGTGCATGCTTTTCGCAATCCGACAGACAAACCTGCCCGCTATGCCGTGGTCATCGACCTCGGCCCACGTTGA
- a CDS encoding nuclear transport factor 2 family protein — protein sequence MTAADTIRAYYEAFNAGDMEAFLALLTDDVVHDINQGERQIGKEAFARFMEHMNRCYREELTDMVVMTSEDGRRGAAEFVVNGEYLATDEGLPPANGQKYVLPAGAFFELRDGKVARISNYYSLPEWVRQVGG from the coding sequence ATGACCGCTGCCGATACGATCCGCGCCTACTATGAAGCTTTCAATGCCGGCGACATGGAGGCCTTCCTGGCGCTTCTGACCGATGACGTCGTTCACGACATCAACCAGGGTGAACGCCAGATCGGCAAGGAGGCTTTCGCACGCTTCATGGAACACATGAATCGCTGCTACAGGGAAGAACTTACCGATATGGTGGTCATGACCAGTGAGGACGGCCGACGTGGGGCGGCCGAATTCGTCGTCAATGGCGAATATCTGGCGACGGATGAAGGCCTTCCGCCAGCGAACGGCCAGAAATACGTTCTCCCGGCCGGCGCCTTCTTCGAACTCAGGGACGGCAAGGTCGCGCGGATATCCAACTACTACAGCCTTCCGGAATGGGTTCGTCAGGTCGGCGGCTGA
- the pheS gene encoding phenylalanine--tRNA ligase subunit alpha has product MSDLDSLKAALLADIAAADGEAEIEALRVAALGKKGSISELLKTLGSMTPEERQTRGAAINALKNEVTEQITTRKAELRDAAIAARLAAETVDVSLPVRSSPAERGRIHPISQIVDEITAIFADMGFSIAEGPDIETDYYNFTALNFPEGHPAREMHDTFFLEPDSNGERKVLRTHTSPVQVRTMEAQKPPIRIVIPGKTYRQDSDATHSPMFHQVEGLVIDKTANVANMRWVLEEFCKAFFEVDNVVMRFRPSFFPFTEPSFEVDIQCDRSSGPIVKFGEGKDWMEILGCGMVHPNVLRSGGLDPDEYQGFAWGMGLDRIAMLKYGMPDLRDFFNADVRWMSHYGFRPLDVPTLFGGLSA; this is encoded by the coding sequence ATGTCCGATCTCGACAGTTTGAAAGCGGCCCTCCTGGCCGATATCGCCGCCGCCGACGGTGAGGCGGAAATCGAGGCGCTGCGCGTTGCAGCCCTCGGGAAGAAGGGTTCGATCTCCGAGCTACTGAAGACGCTCGGCTCGATGACGCCGGAGGAGCGCCAGACGCGCGGCGCCGCCATCAACGCGCTGAAGAACGAGGTGACCGAGCAGATCACCACACGCAAGGCCGAGCTTCGGGATGCTGCTATCGCTGCCCGCCTCGCCGCCGAAACGGTGGACGTCTCGTTGCCTGTCCGCTCCTCGCCGGCCGAGCGCGGTCGCATCCATCCGATCAGCCAGATCGTCGACGAGATTACCGCCATTTTCGCCGATATGGGTTTTTCGATTGCGGAAGGTCCGGACATCGAGACCGACTACTATAACTTCACCGCGCTCAACTTTCCCGAAGGCCATCCGGCCCGCGAGATGCACGACACCTTCTTCCTGGAGCCGGATTCCAACGGTGAGCGGAAGGTGCTGCGCACCCACACCTCCCCGGTGCAGGTCCGCACCATGGAAGCGCAGAAGCCGCCGATCCGCATCGTCATTCCCGGCAAGACCTACCGCCAGGACTCCGACGCCACCCACTCGCCGATGTTCCATCAGGTCGAAGGCCTCGTCATCGACAAGACCGCAAACGTCGCGAACATGCGCTGGGTGCTCGAGGAATTCTGCAAGGCCTTCTTCGAGGTGGACAATGTCGTGATGCGCTTCCGGCCGTCCTTCTTCCCCTTCACCGAGCCGTCCTTCGAGGTGGATATCCAGTGTGACCGTTCCTCGGGACCGATCGTCAAGTTCGGCGAGGGCAAGGACTGGATGGAAATCCTCGGCTGCGGAATGGTGCACCCGAACGTCCTGCGTTCCGGCGGGCTCGACCCGGACGAGTACCAGGGTTTTGCCTGGGGTATGGGTCTCGACCGCATCGCCATGCTGAAATACGGCATGCCGGACCTTCGCGATTTCTTCAACGCCGATGTTCGCTGGATGAGCCACTACGGTTTCCGCCCGCTCGACGTGCCGACGCTGTTCGGCGGCCTGAGCGCGTGA